Proteins from a single region of Haemorhous mexicanus isolate bHaeMex1 chromosome 4, bHaeMex1.pri, whole genome shotgun sequence:
- the PLRG1 gene encoding pleiotropic regulator 1, whose amino-acid sequence MAEEVQKHSVHTLVFRSLKRTHDMFVADNAKPIPLDEESHKVKMAVKLRTEYGSVLHMPTLKENLREKGGPNTGDPYGHKQYSGNQGQEVEYMVTGTHPYPSGPGVALTADTKVQRMPSESAAQSLAVALPASQSRLDANRTAAGVGDIYRHAGMSERSQPPGMSVAMVEAGGNKNSALMPKKAPTMPKPQWHPPWKLYRVISGHLGWVRCIAVEPGNQWFVTGSADRTIKIWDLASGKLKLSLTGHISTVRGVIVSARSPYLFSCGEDKQVKCWDLEYNKVIRHYHGHLSAVYGLDLHPTIDVLVTCSRDSTARIWDVRTKASVHTLSGHTNAVATVKCQAAEPQIITGSHDTTIRLWDLVAGKTRVTLTNHKKSVRAVVLHPRHYTFASGSPDNIKQWKFPDGNFIQNLSGHNAIINTLAVNSDGVLVSGADNGTMHLWDWRTGYNFQRVHAAVQPGSLDSESGIFACVFDQSESRLLTAEADKTIKVYKEDDTATEETHPVSWKPEIIKRKRF is encoded by the exons ATGGCGGAG gAAGTCCAAAAGCATTCTGTGCACACACTTGTGTTCAGGTCTTTGAAGAGAACCCATGACATGTTTGTAGCTGATAATGCCAAGCCTATCCCATTGGATGAAGAAAG CCACAAGGTGAAGATGGCCGTCAAGCTGCGCACGGAGTACGGCTCAGTGCTGCACATGCCCACGCTCAAAGAGAACCTGAGGGAGAAAGGAGGCCCCAACACTGGGGATCCCTATGGACACAAACAGTACTCTGGAAATCAAG GACAAGAAGTTGAGTATATGGTAACTGGTACACACCCATACCCATCTGGGCCTG gtgtGGCTTTGACAGCAGATACGAAGGTCCAGAGGATGCCAAGTGAATCTGCAGCACAGTCCTTAGCTGTAGCACTTCCTGCTTCCCAGTCCAG GCTGGATGCAAACCGGACAGCTGCTGGTGTGGGTGACATTTACAGGCATGCTGGAATGTCTGAGCGTTCCCAACCTCCTGGGATGTCTGTG GCTATGGTGGAAGCTGGTGGAAACAAAAATTCTGCATTAATGCCAAAGAAGGCTCCAACCATGCCCAAACCTCAGTGGCATCCACCTTGGAAACTGTATAGG GTTATCAGTGGTCATCTGGGCTGGGTGAGATGTATTGCAGTAGAACCAGGAAATCAGTGGTTTGTTACTGGCTCTGCTGACAGAACCATAAAG ATTTGGGACCTTGCTAGTGGCAAATTGAAATTGTCTTTGACGGGACACATCAGTACTGTACGCGGGGTGATAGTAAGTGCAAGAAGTCCGTACCTCTTTTCTTGTGGAGAAGACAAACAAGTGAAATGCTGGGATCTTGAATACAATAAG GTTATCAGACATTACCACGGTCATCTAAGTGCTGTTTATGGCTTAGACTTGCATCCAACAATAGATGTGCTGGTGACATGCAGCAGGGATTCAACAGCACGA ATTTGGGATGTAAGGACAAAAGCCAGTGTGCACACACTGTCAGGACACACAAATGCAGTAGCAACTGTGAAGTGCCAAGCTGCAGAACCACAAATTATTACAG GCAGTCATGATACTACCATACGGCTCTGGGACTTGGTGGCAGGAAAAACTCGTGTTACTTTAACAAATCACAAGAAATCTGTAAGAGCAGTAGTGCTGCATCCAAGACA ttacACATTTGCATCTGGTTCTCCAGATAATATTAAGCAGTGGAAATTCCCAGATGGAAACTTCATCCAGAATCTCTCTGGTCACAATGCTATTATAAACACACTGGCTGTAAATTCCGATGGTGTTCTGGTCTCAGGAG cTGATAATGGCACTATGCACCTTTGGGACTGGAGAACTGGATACAATTTCCAGAGAGTACATGCAGCTGTACAGCCGGGTTCTTTGGACAGTGAATCAGGAATATTTGCTTGTGTTTTTGACCAGTCAGAAAGCAGATTGCTTACGGCTGAAGCTGATAAAACAATTAAAGTATACAAAGAAGATGATACTGCG aCTGAAGAAACCCATCCTGTCAGCTGGAAACCAGAAATTATCAAGAGAAAGCGATTTTAG